The Dioscorea cayenensis subsp. rotundata cultivar TDr96_F1 chromosome 16, TDr96_F1_v2_PseudoChromosome.rev07_lg8_w22 25.fasta, whole genome shotgun sequence sequence TCAGGGTTTAAAAGATCTTGAATTTCCTCACGGTTTTCCTGGCGCATCTGATATCCATGAGTGTGCAGTTAGTTCGGGTGTTATTAGAGAGATCACAAGGTTTGTGGACAAGACTGAGGAGAGCCCATTTGCTCTCCCGGTGCCTAGCTTTCCGATTGGTAGGCAACCTAAACCAATAGTTAGTTTTGCTCAGGTTGGAGAGTTGGCAGCAGGGAAACATATTCCTGATTGGCTCCCAGTGTTTCCCGATCGGCATACGTATATCCACACTCCGGTTTGGAAGGAGAGAACCAGCGACCCAAAAACTGATAAGATTGAGCAGGTACGACAGCGGAGGAAGGCGGAGAGGTCTCTGTTGGGTTTGCAGCAGAGGCTAGCTTGCAATGGCGCCGCTATGTCTGCCTCAGCAGCTGATGGTTACATTGGAAAGGGAAAGCAGGTGTTTGGCACTAACCCATTCTTGGCCCCACCTCTGCCTCCTGGAGAGAAACAAGTCTCGGAGGTTGTTGTGCCAGATAAGATTATTGAGGGGAAGAGGGTGTCCATTCTTGAAACTTTTGCTCCTGCCATTGAGGCTGCAAAGCAAGGTTCCTTTATCCCGCATGTTAGTGCAGAAAACAGGGTTCTTCCCAGCAAAAGGTCCACTGTGCATTTCAAATTTGGTGTAGACAAGAAGTCTATTGCCCTGCAAGTGAGCTCAGCTGCTGCAGGTGGGAAAACTGATTCCTGGTTTCTGAGGGATGATGAGAAAGATGACAAGAAGCGGAGGGTGGAGATGATACTCAAGGAATCAATGGAGAAACCAGATGGACTCACTCAGCTGTAAATTAAGCCATGGACCAGCTTTGTTGGTGGGGACTGTATTGCTTCATGCATGGTTGTGGGGATTCATAGAACTGCCATTGAGGTTCCTCATGGGTTGCTTGTGCCATGTGAGTACTTTGAGGTATATAAAATGCCACCCCACATTATGCAATAAGGCTTGTTTCATGGTCATTCTTTCCTGTTCATTTAGAAggatttttgtttctcttttcttaGAATGATGTGGTGATGTGCACCCGGCATGCTTAGTATAGTTAATTAACACATAGTCTAGGGAGTCAATTGTCTTCAGTCCATCATAACATCTATATGTTTAAAAGATAGACATGAACTTTGCAACATGGTGCACTCTGGGGGTCATAAATACCAACCCAAGTCTCTGAGACTTTGTCATGTCAGCTTGGGATCCATGCGAGTGGTTTGAAAAAGATCGTCATTGATTCTTATTATGCTTGGAGGGGGCCTTTAAGATgttcttttcataattattcCTGATTTGTGAAGATCACAGCATAAGCATTATGCTGGCACATATCGGTGTTTTCTAGTCAATGTATTTTATTTGAAGTGCTGTTCAGAAGCTTTCGTCaaaattttgttggttttgAGATGCTCATTGTGTGTGCATGTCTAGGATAACATGCATAATCTTATAATCTGTAAGAGCCATTTATTACTTCCCATTTATTATGTTCAGTTGTGAAGGTATCAACTAGCAAGTCATTCTGAACAAAATTCCAGGTATACAGAACCCCTTCTCATGAGAATGTGTATGTTCACACCTAAAATCTGCAGTGGCTTCTTTTGTTTGGAATGTTAGAACTAGTTTAACTTTAGCGTTGAATTAATTACCAATGCCATCTAGCCTAATAATGCAAGTCCCAGTCagtatattgtttattttttggaaacatgtactaattatttatttgtggaaaaagtttgatttttttatggaacTAGAATGCTGATAATACTGCTTGGTCATTGGGCATGGTATGGTGTATATCACTCTGATCCACTGCTTtagtaaaacaaacaaaacacattGAAGATTGTTAACCTTGGAATATACTGTCGGAATGCTCTATTAGTTATTCTTCGATGATTGTGTTTCTCATGTCAATATCTGTTTGTTTTACGATGGTTGTACTATTTGTGGCTGTTCAAGTGTATTGTTGAGGCTAAATTTGTGGTTTCTTAATGCTATGGAACTACGCATACTATTTGGTTGGTGGTGGAAATTGCCTATCAGACCATGAAGGGAAAAATGGATTGCACTGGGACCTGAATGAGTGAATGTGCCTTTTAGCTGTTAAAATGGGGTGATATTATGTAAGGTCAAAAACAATGGTCCAATGCTACTGCTTTCTCTAATAGAGAGGGGTTCATGCACATAAGTACCCTTACAAATTACTAAAATCTAGCCCATATCTTGCAGCTCGCTATTGATCAGTTCAAACAACTTTGGCACCCAAAATTTCTAGTTGCCCTAAACTCTTCAAGATAATTTCCACAGCTAGCTAGTTAccttcaatattatttttatgttatgaaGTTCCCAATCCTTGTCTTGCGGCAGCAGCCATCAGGTTGGCATTGTCTTCTGGTATTTGATGTATTTGGTTTCTGTTTTGTTCTTGAACTGGAGTATTGTGCAGAGGTGTGTCAATGGATTGGCCTTGTAAATATGCAATTCTGTGCCGGCAAATATAACTGCGTGGCGTATGTCCCCGTTCAGCGGTTGTGTTTTGCGTAAATTGTATATGCATCTACTTCCAACAACTTCCAACAACTTCCAACGGGAAGAATGGTTTGTCTTGCTCCTACTATGAATTTCACCGCGGCCCTCCGGTTTGCATTGGCAACTAAAGAGCCACAGCTAAATTATTGCATAGAATTATGTCAAACAATGatgctataatttttttcccccaatATATGAAAAGACAATTATTGCCCAAGAAAAAGGTCTTGGAGAGTAGAAGTAGGTTAAGCACCACATTTCAATCTCATTGCTACTTATTTTTAGAGAAAGATATTTATCCAAAATATCCTTTGTTTGTTGTTACCTGGCTGTGAACAAAAACGACGAGAGTGTGAGAGAAgacgataataataataagtagaagTAGAAAAGTAGTGAAATGGAGGGGGGTGGCCGAGAAGAGGGAAGAAAGAAGATAAGAGGTCGTCCGCGAGATGTCTTCTTCTCTCCAGCTCTCTTCATCCACTCTCCTGCCTCTTCGTCCCCAGTCTTCCGACCTTCATGAACCCGATCTAAGGGCAACTACATCGCTCCGCTCCCGGCTCAGCAAGCTATGCCGCGAAGGCCGCCTCGACGCCGCCCGCCGCGTCTTCGACGCCATCCCCCGACCGGCCCCGACGCTCCTCTGGAACACCCTCCTTATCGGCTATGTCTGCAACTCCATGCCCCTACATGCTCTGCGCCTCTACTCTCTCATGAATCACATACCCTACTCCTCCCCCTCCGACCACTACACCTACTCCTCCGCTCTCAAGGCATGCGCTGATGCTCACCAACTTCATCTCGGCAAGTCAATCCATTGCCAAATCCTCCGCCGCTCTCCGGCGCCGCCCAAAAACCGTGTCCTTAACAACTCTCTGCTCAACATGTATGCTTCGGCAATGCCAAGATCCCCAGTAGATATTGTCCGGACGGTGTTTGATAGAATGCCCAAGAGGAACGTGATTTCCTGGAACACTTTGATTGCTTGGTCTATCCGTTCTGGGCGCCCGGCCGACGCGTTGGAGCAGTTTCGGAGCATGATGAGCATGGGGATAGTGCCAACTGTGGTTagttttgttaatgtttttcCAGCTGCTGCTGTTTTAGCTGATAAGAATTGTTTCAATGCGCTCTATGGGTTGCTTGTTAAATATGGAAGCGAGTATGTGAATGATTTGTTTGTGGTTAGTTCTGCTATTCTTATGTTCTCAGAGCTCTCCGACATTCTATCTGCGAGGCGGGTTTTTGATTCTTCTGTGAGAAAAAATGTGGAGGTTTGGAATTCCATGATTGGAGCTTATGTTCAGAATGATCGGTTTGAGGATGCAGTAGAACTTTTCACCCAAGTTCTGGAATTGGGAACCATTGAGGCTGATGCTGTGAGTTGTGTGACCACCTTGATGGCAATTTCTCAATTGCAAAATGTCATTATGGGACAGCAGTTGCATGCtcatttgattaaaaagtacTCGTCCAAGTTGCCTTTGATTCTTTACAATGCACTAATAGTTATGT is a genomic window containing:
- the LOC120279296 gene encoding transcription initiation factor TFIID subunit 8-like; the protein is MNDGGKESGEDNQNNVSTRKSSLPSPSSAGADDFSRSIARIAVAQVCESAGFHASRHSALDAVADILVQYIHDLSKAAHFYATLSGRTVCNVFDIIQGLKDLEFPHGFPGASDIHECAVSSGVIREITRFVDKTEESPFALPVPSFPIGRQPKPIVSFAQVGELAAGKHIPDWLPVFPDRHTYIHTPVWKERTSDPKTDKIEQVRQRRKAERSLLGLQQRLACNGAAMSASAADGYIGKGKQVFGTNPFLAPPLPPGEKQVSEVVVPDKIIEGKRVSILETFAPAIEAAKQGSFIPHVSAENRVLPSKRSTVHFKFGVDKKSIALQVSSAAAGGKTDSWFLRDDEKDDKKRRVEMILKESMEKPDGLTQL